In a genomic window of Corvus moneduloides isolate bCorMon1 chromosome 17, bCorMon1.pri, whole genome shotgun sequence:
- the PTPN1 gene encoding tyrosine-protein phosphatase non-receptor type 1: MEIEKEFQRLDQAASWAAIYQDIRHEASDFPCKVAKHPRNKNRNRYRDVSPFDHSRIKLNQGDNDYINASLIKMEEAQRSYILTQGPLPNTCGHFWEMVWEQKSRGVVMLNRVMEKGSIKCAQYWPRKEEKEMFFEDTNLKLTLISEDIKSYYTVRQLELENLTTQETREILHFHYTTWPDFGVPESPASFLNFLFKVRESGSLSPGHGPVVVHCSAGIGRSGTFCLVDTCLLLMDKRKDPSSVDVKQVLLEMRKYRMGLIQTADQLRFSYLAVIEGAKFIMGDASVQEQWKELSNEDLEPPPEHTPPPPRPPKRTSEMHNGRMHEHPELFPKHQAVEEEIRCSVSSVEEAVLDGRARSAVPLSTDSTSHDTEPRRRTVGENPRLSPHQEESVKENSEEEDENVVATWKPFLVNICMFTFLTAGAYLCYRVCFH, encoded by the exons GACATCAGGCATGAAGCCAGTGATTTTCCGTGTAAAGTGGCCAAACAtcccagaaacaaaaacagaaatagGTACAGAGATGTCAGCCCCT TTGATCACAGTCGAATTAAGCTAAACCAAGGTGACAATGACTATATCAATGCTAGTTTGATAAAAATGGAAGAGGCCCAAAGGAGCTACATCCTTACCCAG GGACCTTTGCCAAATACTTGTGGTCACTTTTGGGAGATGGTTTGGGAACAGAAAAGCCGTGGTGTTGTCATGTTGAACAGAGTGATGGAAAAGGGATCT ATAAAGTGTGCACAGTACTGGCCAcggaaggaggagaaagaaatgttttttgaaGATACAAACTTGAAATTAACATTGATATCTGAAGATATAAAATCCTACTACACAGTACGACAGCTGGAATTGGAAAACCTGACC ACCCAGGAAACTCGGGAGATTCTGCACTTTCACTACACCACCTGGCCCGACTTTGGGGTCCCAGAGTCGCCGGCCTCGTTCCTGAATTTCCTGTTCAAGGTGCGGGAGTCGGGCTCGCTGAGCCCCGGGCACGGCCCGGTCGTGGTGCACTGCAGCGCCGGCATCGGGAGGTCGGGCACCTTCTGCCTGGTGGACACCTGTCTGCTGCTG ATGGACAAACGGAAAGATCCTTCTTCTGTGGACGTTAAGCAGGTTCTCTTGGAAATGAGGAAGTACAGGATGGGGCTCATCCAGACTGCAGATCAGCTCCGGTTCTCCTACTTAGCTGTTATTGAAGGGGCAAAATTCATCATGGGAGATGCTTCAGTGCAA GAGCAGTGGAAAGAGCTCTCCAATGAAGACCTGGAGCCACCCCCTGAACACACCCCCCCACCTCCCAGGCCCCCAAAGAGAACCTCAGAGATGCACAACGGGAGGATGCACGAGCACCCGGAGCTCTTCCCCAAGCACCAGGCAGTGGAGGAGGAGATCAGGTGCTCAGTGAGCAGCGTGGAGGAGGCGGTTCTGGACGGCAGAGCCCGATCAGCTGTGCCCCTGAGCACAGACAG CACTAGTCACGACACTGAACCCCGGAGGAGAACTGTTGGTGAGAACCCGCGGCTCTCGCCCCACCAGGAAGAGTCCGTGAAGGAAAACTcggaggaggaggatgagaaCGTGGTGGCAACTTGGAAGCCCTTCCTAGTGAATATCTGCATGTTCACTTTCCTCACAGCAGGAGCTTATCTCTGCTACAGGGTGTGTTTCCATTGA